The following DNA comes from Simkania negevensis Z.
TCCGGCGACCTTTTTTATCATACTCCTTGCTTGCGTCGCAATCGGGTTGTGTTGAAAAAATACACCTAAGTCATTGACGTTCTGTAAACGCTTTCACAGATTATCAGTGACTTAAGTCGATTTATTCAACAACACCGTATACAGCCTTACCAATCACAAAAATCTAGACAATAACCACTAATTAAAATACACAAGTATAGATATACCCAAAGAGATGTATTTGAGTATAGAACAACCCAAGAATAGGTGTGTTGCATAACTCTCAATGAAGCACCTATTTTTAAGCCCAAAATTCGGAGATCCTAACTTATTGATATTCAGACACTCAATTTTTCAAAACCGGGATTATGCAACACACCTGCCAAGAATAAACTACTGTCTTAGGAGAATCAAATGAGTTTAGAAGACAAAACTTTTTATCCTCATCCAAAGCAACGTTTTGCTTTGTTTGTTTGGTTTGTTTCTGTTCTTTTTATTTTTTTTATGCTCTTAGTTGAATCAAGCATTTGGTTCTTTCATTCACCTTTAGCTGATAAGACCCTCAAACAGGGTTTTAACTACGAAACCATTTTCGATCCATTTCTTTTGACTGTGATATTCCTACAGCTACCTGTCGCTTGTTTTATCGATGAATATGGACTTCGTAGAACAATCAGTCTTGTCATGCTGGTAAGTGCTTTAGGAATGATTTTACTTGGATTAAGCAACTCTACACAAGTAACCTGGATTTCTCTTTTCATCATTGGAACAGGATGGACTGTAACATTTGCAAGCACCCTTAAAATGATTTCTAACTGGTTTCACTTTAAGCATTTCGCATTAATGGTAGGATGGACAAGTTGTATCGCCTTTTTAAGCAGTTCTCTTGCTCAATTTTTAAATCAATTTTTGCTTTCTCATTTTAAATGGACAACTATTTCCATTAATTATGGTCTAATTGGAATTATATATTCTTTATTCTTTTTTATAATCTTAGGTCATTCCACATCTGGGATCAAATATGACATTTATGACGATCATCAAAAAGCTCCTTTTAAAGAAGGGGTCAAATTAGCTTTAAAAAGCAAAGAAAATTGGTTTATCGCTCTTTTTTTTGGCTTAGTTCAAGGACATCGCATTCCGTTTTTAGGGCTAAATATCCCTATTCTAAACGCAGTATATCACATTCAGTTTGAAAACGGACTTAAGTTTAACACCTATAACTTAGCAGCCTTTGTAATCGGAATATTATTCTTTTGCTGGATTTCAATGTACTATAAACGACGAAAAACCTTGATGTTAACAGGAACCATTATTGCAGCAATAACGTTTCTTCTTGCATTTTACTTTTCGCCCTTACCCTTAGTCATTGTGCAAGGTCTTTACATGATTAGCGCGTTTTTTTCAGGAGCTGTTTTCCTTGCCTTTGTCATGATTCATGAGAAAAATATTCCTCAAGTCACAGCAACAGTTACAGGTCTACTCATTATTAGCATGGCTTTTTTTCACTTAATTACAGGATGGATTATTAAGATTTTTGTAAATTTGATGAATGCTGAAAACAGAGGACTTTTAGGACTTACAGTCAGCGAATTAAAGATACTTCTAATCATCTTTCCTTTGTTTACGTTACTAGGTCTATTATTTTTATCCTTTACTAAAGAAACATTTGGAAAACAAAAAATTCGTTAAGAACTTACGCAATTTTTCTAATGAAAAAGCTTCTCTTGTTATTTCTTATTTTCGCTAACTATGTTTTTGCGCAGCCCTACCAAATCGTGATCTTTCGTCATGGAGAGAAAATGGCTGCCGAAGGATTTATCAAGGACATGGATGCCCTCCTAAATGCTCAGGGGCAACAGCGTGCAGCATATCTCGTGAATTTTTTACTGCAAAATCAAATCATCGACCAAAAAGAGCACCCGATTGGGGCCTTCTATGTTCCACGCTCATTCGTCAAGGATTTACGCGGCACCTACAATTATGTTCGCTGCACCCAAACAATCATTCCCCTCTTTCAGGCAGCCAATGCATACCTTAAGGAAAGAGTGCATAAAAACGTCGCGATCCATAATCAGTTTTCATTCGATCAAGCCAATGAAGTCCTAGCTCACCTCATGAAGCAACCCTTCGAGAGGCAAACAGTTGTAATTTGTTGGGAACATACTGAAATTCCCAAACTCCTAACAGGGCAATTTGCAAAG
Coding sequences within:
- a CDS encoding MFS transporter, with product MSLEDKTFYPHPKQRFALFVWFVSVLFIFFMLLVESSIWFFHSPLADKTLKQGFNYETIFDPFLLTVIFLQLPVACFIDEYGLRRTISLVMLVSALGMILLGLSNSTQVTWISLFIIGTGWTVTFASTLKMISNWFHFKHFALMVGWTSCIAFLSSSLAQFLNQFLLSHFKWTTISINYGLIGIIYSLFFFIILGHSTSGIKYDIYDDHQKAPFKEGVKLALKSKENWFIALFFGLVQGHRIPFLGLNIPILNAVYHIQFENGLKFNTYNLAAFVIGILFFCWISMYYKRRKTLMLTGTIIAAITFLLAFYFSPLPLVIVQGLYMISAFFSGAVFLAFVMIHEKNIPQVTATVTGLLIISMAFFHLITGWIIKIFVNLMNAENRGLLGLTVSELKILLIIFPLFTLLGLLFLSFTKETFGKQKIR